One Thermococcus eurythermalis DNA segment encodes these proteins:
- a CDS encoding coiled-coil domain-containing protein codes for MLKKSSKNRLTWDYIKSRHSEVIDELKSLRNWDDVKSVIPESETLGDYSLLALEAIAAVIRELRIERSFINERIDNVGRKLEDLGTSYREFSYSVDKRFSELEGRISELERRTLFLEGVEAIVPRINELEEKIDRLPAELFKRVEETYGKKADEHLRKLVEERVEELREELKREVLGVSVDLAKALRELQEHYEKLVEENVRLKGLARENEELKKELVGKGRELEELKKRLAMYQEMAKRVDVLSEKIGKYEEKLKEIRVVEKELVSLTGAKDAISAIEIIKNQFVPKSRVEKTLKEIKTALEEAEALKDENERLRKENEKLRQALKTLLQEKLDEEELGLSFEENES; via the coding sequence ATGCTTAAGAAGTCATCTAAAAACAGGCTTACGTGGGATTATATAAAAAGTCGGCATTCTGAGGTCATTGACGAATTAAAGAGCCTACGTAACTGGGACGATGTTAAATCAGTTATCCCTGAGTCGGAGACTCTCGGCGACTATTCTCTTCTGGCCCTTGAGGCGATAGCGGCCGTTATCCGGGAGCTCCGTATCGAGCGTTCTTTCATTAATGAGAGAATTGACAACGTGGGCAGAAAACTTGAAGATCTCGGGACGTCATATAGGGAGTTCAGCTATTCCGTTGACAAGAGGTTTAGTGAGCTTGAAGGCCGGATTTCAGAGCTGGAGCGGAGGACGCTTTTCCTTGAGGGCGTTGAGGCTATAGTCCCGAGGATAAACGAACTCGAAGAAAAAATTGACCGCCTCCCTGCGGAGCTCTTTAAACGTGTTGAGGAGACCTATGGGAAGAAGGCCGATGAGCACCTCAGAAAGCTCGTGGAGGAGCGGGTTGAGGAGCTGAGGGAAGAGCTTAAACGTGAGGTTCTCGGTGTAAGTGTTGACCTTGCTAAGGCCCTTAGGGAGCTTCAGGAGCACTACGAGAAGCTCGTTGAGGAGAACGTCCGGCTGAAAGGCCTGGCGCGGGAAAATGAGGAACTGAAGAAGGAGCTCGTTGGGAAGGGGCGTGAGCTTGAGGAGTTGAAGAAACGCCTGGCAATGTACCAGGAGATGGCCAAGAGGGTAGATGTTCTGAGCGAAAAGATTGGGAAGTACGAAGAGAAGCTTAAGGAGATTCGCGTTGTTGAGAAGGAACTCGTTTCATTGACTGGTGCCAAGGACGCCATCTCTGCGATTGAAATTATAAAGAACCAGTTTGTTCCCAAGTCCAGGGTTGAGAAAACCCTCAAGGAAATCAAGACTGCCCTCGAAGAGGCCGAGGCCCTTAAGGACGAGAACGAGCGTCTGAGGAAGGAGAATGAAAAGCTCAGGCAGGCCCTCAAGACCCTCCTCCAGGAGAAGCTCGATGAGGAGGAGTTAGGTCTCTCTTTCGAGGAGAATGAGTCTTGA
- a CDS encoding AAA family ATPase, with translation MITSLSIKNFRGIKSLDLENFGQVNVFVGRNNVGKSSVLEAIAIALSAANRDPTQLKAIFGHVLKWRGWVGHTSLYSLFTNSQIPIELKFIAGGVPFVVTIMHPGNLTQLMETKSKLKLDTETLKNMLSESVEAISLQIKAGPLQRNAMVLVSGSGNMTVMTSEDEPYPVELPVEFVTPYDMVTPGFIETVFSKAFKVRAYSIALDLIRRAYPDVEGLSPVHEENGVLMYVDIKHAPKSIPYYSMGDGFKFLSATAFLVSSMKNGYLLIDSAEAFHHLASLRAMVRTLLEGSLKNNVQVFLTTHSLELIDMLLEEGIRMGINGRVIYMKRENGKLTHSIETFENAKELREDLGIDLRG, from the coding sequence ATGATCACTTCATTGTCAATTAAAAACTTTAGAGGAATTAAGAGCTTGGATCTTGAAAATTTTGGGCAGGTTAACGTCTTCGTAGGCAGGAATAACGTTGGAAAATCATCAGTTCTCGAAGCAATTGCTATCGCTCTTAGTGCCGCAAATCGAGATCCCACTCAGTTAAAGGCTATCTTCGGCCATGTGTTGAAGTGGAGAGGCTGGGTTGGGCACACATCGCTGTACTCTCTTTTTACAAACTCTCAGATCCCAATTGAGCTAAAATTTATTGCTGGCGGTGTTCCATTCGTTGTTACTATCATGCATCCTGGCAATCTGACCCAGTTAATGGAAACTAAGTCCAAACTTAAACTTGACACCGAAACTCTGAAGAACATGCTATCTGAATCTGTTGAAGCAATTTCTCTTCAGATTAAAGCTGGCCCCCTTCAGCGCAACGCCATGGTACTGGTTTCTGGTAGTGGTAATATGACCGTAATGACTTCTGAAGATGAGCCATACCCCGTTGAGCTTCCCGTCGAGTTTGTAACTCCATACGATATGGTCACACCAGGGTTTATTGAGACAGTTTTTTCAAAAGCTTTTAAAGTTAGAGCATACTCCATTGCCCTCGATTTAATCAGAAGGGCTTACCCAGATGTTGAGGGACTAAGTCCAGTTCATGAAGAAAATGGTGTTTTGATGTACGTCGACATAAAACATGCTCCTAAGAGCATCCCATATTACAGCATGGGAGACGGATTTAAATTCCTCTCTGCAACTGCATTTCTTGTATCCTCAATGAAAAATGGTTATCTTCTCATTGATTCCGCAGAGGCTTTCCATCACCTTGCATCCTTGAGGGCAATGGTAAGAACCCTTCTTGAAGGCTCACTGAAAAACAACGTTCAAGTATTCCTCACAACTCACAGCCTTGAGCTTATAGACATGCTACTTGAAGAGGGCATCAGGATGGGAATTAACGGCAGGGTTATTTACATGAAGCGTGAAAATGGAAAGCTAACACATAGTATTGAGACGTTTGAAAACGCTAAAGAATTAAGAGAAGATCTTGGGATTGATCTAAGGGGGTGA
- a CDS encoding cyclase family protein, translating to MIIDLSRPLSEDTPVYPGDPEVKVRPWAFIERDGYYMNALRLGEHSGTHVDAPAHFVPGGKTVDEMPLEKFVGEAFVIDVRGGEGPIKLDELPDSGYYGKIVLLLTDGRELSPEVALFLVAEGAKAVGTDAMSIGDETVHTILLTAEVPVFESLNPTGLERLIGKTFTFIGIPLKIEGGSGSPVRAVAILED from the coding sequence ATGATAATTGACCTCTCCCGTCCCCTGAGCGAGGACACGCCGGTGTACCCCGGCGACCCCGAAGTGAAGGTGAGGCCCTGGGCCTTCATCGAGCGCGACGGCTACTACATGAACGCACTCCGCCTTGGGGAGCACTCCGGGACGCACGTTGACGCGCCTGCCCACTTTGTCCCCGGCGGGAAGACCGTGGACGAGATGCCCCTTGAGAAGTTCGTTGGCGAGGCCTTTGTCATAGACGTAAGGGGTGGCGAAGGGCCCATCAAGCTCGACGAACTGCCAGATTCTGGCTATTATGGGAAAATTGTCCTCCTCCTTACAGATGGGCGAGAGCTTTCACCAGAGGTGGCGCTGTTCCTTGTGGCTGAGGGAGCAAAGGCCGTCGGTACCGACGCGATGAGCATAGGCGATGAGACCGTCCACACAATCCTGCTGACCGCTGAAGTGCCTGTCTTCGAGAGCCTCAATCCTACAGGCCTTGAGCGGCTCATCGGAAAGACGTTCACTTTCATAGGCATTCCACTGAAAATCGAAGGGGGCTCGGGGAGCCCGGTCAGGGCGGTTGCGATACTCGAAGACTGA
- a CDS encoding ribonuclease P protein component 4, producing MGKKFLRKKEQREKRRIAKERVETLFTLAERVFPYSPELANRYVEIALAVQQKAKIRLPRKWKRRYCKRCHSFLVPGKNARVRLRSRPYPHVVIKCLNCGHIMRYPYLREKKAGRKGEAA from the coding sequence GTGGGAAAAAAGTTCCTGAGAAAAAAGGAGCAGAGAGAGAAGAGGAGGATAGCAAAGGAGCGGGTTGAAACTCTCTTCACCCTCGCGGAGAGGGTTTTTCCATACAGCCCGGAGCTGGCGAACAGGTACGTTGAGATAGCTCTTGCCGTCCAGCAGAAGGCCAAGATAAGACTTCCGAGGAAGTGGAAGCGCCGCTACTGCAAGCGCTGTCACTCATTCCTCGTCCCGGGAAAGAACGCACGCGTAAGGCTGAGGAGCAGACCGTACCCCCATGTGGTCATAAAGTGCCTGAACTGCGGCCACATAATGCGTTATCCATACCTGCGGGAGAAAAAGGCAGGGAGAAAAGGAGAAGCGGCCTGA
- a CDS encoding DUF3226 domain-containing protein, translating into MKLNLLLIEGSTDKAFFETLIENIYGFKKEKVEIEGFSKTKLNLPPITFKRENTVIALINAQDKNRMKRILKNILLWANFHRVGLHKVGVARDIDTTRDIMEWAKSSLRQFYPVVKEDSLWVGEIEIIPFGLGNISIHNPNIERKKELELLLTALAEKESTLSQFERSLNQLKEDAQRRLKPKDVMHVLAIAKDYDGDSMSGLYRKFVEKLINEKPELIEGLLRESGLKEFLDRITG; encoded by the coding sequence ATGAAACTCAACTTATTACTCATTGAAGGATCCACAGACAAGGCCTTCTTTGAAACTTTAATCGAGAATATTTATGGTTTTAAAAAGGAGAAAGTTGAAATAGAGGGGTTTAGCAAAACTAAACTTAATTTGCCTCCTATCACATTCAAAAGAGAGAACACTGTTATCGCTCTTATTAATGCCCAAGACAAAAACAGAATGAAACGAATTCTTAAAAACATACTTTTGTGGGCAAATTTTCATAGGGTAGGACTCCATAAAGTTGGAGTGGCAAGGGATATAGATACCACCCGGGATATTATGGAGTGGGCAAAAAGTTCCCTCAGACAGTTTTATCCAGTTGTAAAAGAAGATTCCCTGTGGGTTGGGGAGATTGAGATTATACCATTTGGCCTTGGGAATATAAGCATTCACAATCCCAACATCGAGAGAAAGAAGGAACTTGAACTCTTGCTCACAGCGCTCGCAGAAAAGGAGAGCACGTTATCGCAGTTTGAACGTTCATTGAATCAGCTTAAAGAAGATGCTCAAAGAAGACTCAAGCCCAAGGACGTTATGCATGTTCTCGCTATTGCCAAAGACTATGATGGAGACTCAATGTCTGGACTTTATAGAAAATTTGTTGAAAAACTGATCAATGAAAAACCAGAACTTATAGAGGGGCTTCTCAGAGAATCTGGTCTAAAAGAATTCCTCGACAGAATAACAGGGTGA
- a CDS encoding adenosylhomocysteinase → MDCTKDYCVKDLSLATSGEKKIDWVSRFMPVLQTIRREFEREKPFKGVRIATTLHLEMKTAFLLLTLKAGGAEVSAAASNPLSTQDDVVATLAKAGVKVYAIRGESREQYYEFMHKALDIRPNIIIDDGADMVSTVLKERPELIDEIWGASEETTTGVIRLRAMEKDGVLKFPIIAVNDSYTKYLFDNRYGTGQSTWDGIIRTTNLLVAGKNVVVVGYGWCGRGIAMRARGLGATVIVVEVDPIRALEARMDGFLVMDMKEAAKIGDIFVTSTGNIKCIRREHFELMKDGAIMANAGHFDVEIWKPDLEGLAVEINEPRPNIREYRLADGRRLYLLADGRLVNLAAADGHPAEIMDMSFALQAKAAEYIKENRGKLGPKVYVLPREIDEMVARIKLASMGIKIEELTEEQREYLESWEHGT, encoded by the coding sequence ATGGACTGCACGAAGGATTACTGCGTTAAAGACCTGAGCCTCGCCACCAGCGGCGAGAAGAAGATAGACTGGGTCTCGCGCTTCATGCCCGTCCTCCAGACGATAAGGAGGGAGTTCGAGAGGGAGAAGCCCTTCAAGGGCGTCAGGATCGCCACGACGCTCCACCTTGAGATGAAGACCGCCTTTCTGCTCCTGACACTTAAAGCAGGCGGTGCAGAGGTCTCCGCCGCGGCGAGCAACCCGCTTTCGACCCAGGACGACGTTGTTGCCACCCTTGCCAAAGCAGGGGTCAAGGTCTACGCCATAAGGGGCGAGAGCAGGGAGCAGTACTACGAGTTTATGCACAAGGCCCTCGACATAAGGCCCAACATCATAATAGACGACGGCGCGGACATGGTCTCGACGGTTCTGAAGGAGAGGCCCGAGCTGATAGACGAAATATGGGGCGCGAGCGAGGAGACGACGACGGGAGTGATAAGGCTCCGCGCGATGGAGAAGGACGGCGTTCTGAAGTTCCCGATAATAGCGGTGAACGACAGCTATACCAAGTACCTCTTCGACAACCGCTACGGCACGGGCCAGTCAACCTGGGACGGGATAATAAGGACGACCAACCTGCTCGTTGCTGGAAAGAACGTCGTCGTTGTGGGCTACGGGTGGTGCGGAAGGGGAATAGCGATGCGCGCTCGCGGACTGGGTGCGACGGTGATAGTCGTCGAGGTTGACCCGATTAGGGCCCTGGAGGCGAGAATGGACGGCTTCCTCGTCATGGACATGAAGGAGGCCGCCAAAATCGGTGACATCTTCGTCACCTCAACCGGCAACATCAAGTGCATCAGGAGAGAGCACTTCGAGCTGATGAAGGATGGCGCGATAATGGCCAACGCGGGCCACTTCGACGTCGAGATATGGAAGCCTGACCTTGAGGGCCTCGCGGTTGAGATAAACGAGCCGAGGCCGAACATAAGGGAGTACAGGCTCGCGGACGGAAGGAGGCTCTACCTCCTCGCCGACGGAAGGCTCGTCAACTTAGCGGCCGCTGACGGGCACCCCGCGGAGATTATGGACATGAGCTTCGCCCTCCAAGCAAAGGCGGCAGAGTACATCAAGGAAAACCGCGGGAAGCTCGGGCCGAAGGTCTACGTGCTCCCAAGGGAGATAGACGAGATGGTAGCTCGGATCAAGCTCGCCTCGATGGGGATAAAGATTGAGGAGCTCACCGAAGAGCAGAGGGAATACCTGGAGAGCTGGGAGCACGGGACATGA
- the wtpB gene encoding tungstate ABC transporter permease WtpB codes for MRRDYTLYLFASLGSFLIAYIALPLVIIFAKQLMDWEMLVKTLHDPYVIEALRNSLLTATATALIALLFGVPLGYVLARKEFPGKSLVQALVDVPIVIPHSVVGIMLLVTFSSAILDSYAGIIAAMLFVSAPFTVNAARDGFLAVDEKVEAVARTLGASRLRVFFSVSLPIAFPSVASGVIMTWARAISEVGAILIVAYYPKTAQVLIMEYFNNYGLRASRPISVIMVAISLVIFVLLRWLVGRKVE; via the coding sequence ATGAGAAGGGACTACACTCTATACCTCTTCGCGTCGCTGGGAAGCTTTCTAATCGCCTACATAGCCCTGCCTCTGGTTATCATCTTCGCCAAACAGCTCATGGACTGGGAGATGCTCGTAAAGACCCTCCACGACCCTTACGTCATTGAGGCCCTTCGAAACTCCCTTCTAACCGCGACGGCGACCGCTCTAATAGCCCTCCTCTTCGGCGTCCCCCTGGGCTACGTCCTGGCGAGAAAGGAATTTCCCGGAAAGAGCCTCGTCCAGGCCCTGGTTGATGTTCCAATCGTTATCCCGCACTCGGTCGTCGGCATAATGCTCCTCGTCACGTTTTCGAGTGCAATTCTCGACAGCTACGCGGGCATAATCGCGGCAATGCTCTTTGTATCGGCCCCGTTCACGGTCAACGCCGCGCGCGACGGTTTTCTTGCAGTTGATGAGAAAGTCGAAGCCGTTGCCAGAACCCTCGGGGCTTCCCGGCTGAGGGTCTTCTTCTCTGTCTCCCTTCCGATAGCGTTCCCCAGCGTGGCGAGCGGTGTGATAATGACGTGGGCGAGGGCGATAAGCGAAGTTGGGGCAATCCTCATCGTTGCCTACTACCCCAAGACCGCCCAGGTTCTGATAATGGAGTACTTCAACAACTACGGCCTCAGGGCCTCAAGACCTATCTCCGTCATAATGGTCGCAATCAGCCTTGTTATATTCGTCCTCTTAAGGTGGCTCGTCGGGAGGAAGGTTGAGTGA
- a CDS encoding PH0542 domain-containing protein, which translates to MDEEFNLREALATGEGIQDVIVRATVDKEFLKKVVELLDDDLWTVQKNALRVVIEAMRDMPELHDSLITKLMVMLRRSEAVPLTQEIARAFGVLAEIAPEKVAKVTPVIFANYRVGDPKIKVNATYVLEEILRVRPSLLGNVLRDISFMLTSKETSDKLAALNFILALSNKGIKYVTPFLPKLFMLLKDKNELVRASAVETLVALGEANEKLRKIVLSKLEEIKDDRSGLVQRKVKEGISRLILLERET; encoded by the coding sequence ATGGACGAAGAGTTCAACCTGAGAGAGGCACTGGCGACTGGGGAGGGCATCCAGGACGTCATAGTGCGAGCGACCGTCGACAAAGAGTTCCTCAAAAAAGTCGTTGAACTCCTCGACGACGACCTGTGGACAGTCCAGAAGAACGCCCTTCGCGTCGTCATAGAGGCCATGAGGGACATGCCGGAGCTCCATGACTCGCTGATAACCAAGCTCATGGTGATGCTCAGGAGAAGTGAGGCGGTGCCCCTTACGCAGGAGATAGCGAGGGCTTTTGGAGTGCTCGCGGAGATAGCCCCAGAAAAGGTCGCGAAGGTGACCCCCGTTATCTTTGCCAACTACCGCGTCGGAGACCCAAAGATAAAAGTAAACGCCACCTACGTCCTCGAAGAGATACTCAGGGTCAGACCGAGCCTTTTGGGCAACGTGCTCAGGGACATAAGCTTCATGCTGACGTCAAAGGAGACCTCGGATAAACTCGCGGCGCTAAACTTCATCCTCGCGCTGAGCAATAAGGGGATAAAGTACGTAACACCGTTCCTGCCCAAGCTGTTCATGCTGCTCAAAGACAAGAACGAACTCGTGAGGGCGAGTGCCGTTGAGACTCTGGTAGCGCTCGGCGAAGCCAACGAGAAGCTGAGGAAGATAGTGCTGTCAAAACTCGAGGAGATAAAGGACGATAGAAGCGGGCTGGTACAGAGAAAAGTCAAGGAAGGGATTTCAAGACTCATTCTCCTCGAAAGAGAGACCTAA
- a CDS encoding PQQ-binding-like beta-propeller repeat protein, with translation MKRGVPAILVTLVAFLLLGNVSAAPRPVLWEGTACEDIAYQKSIEAAAMTEDRVYAACSYRQVVNSTGLIQVYYLGILSAFSANGTELWQNSSGYTVKLAPLDDGVLAGSFGALLKFDRDGRIVGSYNVLNKLYDFVVSDGMVYIADGDFFLSGGSTSYRGHVYAVKLGGNLTGIWNVTFNDMITRVRVADGIIYASSGFPSGYAGGYQFGSLYGVSPEGKSLWNLSIGHWVRDLEVWKGNAVLGTGWDGSKGNFYVVSPAGKVLLNESLFYTEDIVVVGDTAYVGGYDGRNGTLVALELPSGEVRWEVKFPYRVKALAYADGVLLAGTGKFESRAENGTTYVYSVGELYALSPEGKVLRKLPNTGYVRSIAVKDGRAVIGTASSRFYVVDVNALKGGQKSSICGPGFVVLLAIAVLFVRRLT, from the coding sequence ATGAAACGGGGAGTTCCAGCGATTTTAGTAACTTTGGTGGCGTTTCTCCTGCTTGGAAATGTCTCAGCGGCTCCAAGACCGGTGCTGTGGGAGGGGACGGCCTGTGAGGACATAGCCTACCAGAAGAGCATAGAAGCCGCCGCGATGACGGAGGACAGGGTCTACGCGGCCTGCTCTTACAGGCAGGTGGTCAATTCCACCGGTCTTATCCAGGTATACTACCTCGGTATCCTTTCCGCGTTCTCGGCCAACGGGACTGAGCTTTGGCAGAACTCTTCCGGATATACGGTCAAGCTTGCTCCTCTCGATGACGGTGTGCTGGCAGGGAGCTTTGGTGCCCTCCTCAAGTTCGACAGGGACGGGCGCATTGTGGGGTCTTACAACGTCCTAAACAAGCTTTATGACTTCGTGGTCTCTGATGGTATGGTGTACATAGCTGACGGGGACTTTTTCCTGTCCGGGGGCTCCACCTCGTACCGGGGCCACGTTTATGCCGTAAAACTTGGTGGGAACCTTACCGGCATCTGGAACGTCACGTTCAACGATATGATTACTCGTGTCAGAGTTGCTGATGGCATCATATACGCCAGTTCCGGTTTTCCCTCGGGTTATGCTGGAGGCTACCAGTTCGGTTCGCTCTACGGGGTTTCCCCGGAAGGAAAGTCCCTCTGGAACCTCAGCATCGGGCACTGGGTAAGGGACCTGGAAGTCTGGAAGGGCAACGCCGTCCTTGGGACTGGGTGGGACGGCTCGAAAGGCAACTTTTACGTTGTCTCTCCCGCCGGGAAAGTGCTCCTCAACGAGAGCCTCTTTTACACCGAGGACATAGTTGTGGTCGGCGACACCGCATACGTTGGCGGCTACGACGGCAGGAACGGGACGCTGGTCGCCCTGGAGCTTCCCTCGGGGGAGGTTCGGTGGGAAGTAAAGTTCCCGTACCGCGTCAAGGCTCTGGCCTATGCCGATGGAGTTCTGCTCGCGGGTACCGGTAAGTTTGAGAGCAGGGCAGAGAACGGGACAACTTACGTTTACAGCGTCGGCGAGCTGTACGCTCTCAGTCCTGAGGGGAAGGTTCTCAGAAAGCTCCCCAATACAGGATACGTCAGGAGCATAGCGGTAAAGGACGGCAGAGCGGTAATCGGAACCGCGAGCTCAAGGTTCTATGTGGTCGATGTAAACGCTTTGAAAGGAGGCCAGAAGAGCTCAATATGCGGGCCGGGTTTCGTGGTTCTACTCGCCATTGCGGTGCTGTTTGTAAGGAGGCTCACATAG
- the wtpA gene encoding tungstate ABC transporter substrate-binding protein WtpA, translated as MRKAVPLIVLALLLSVVASGCTTGESEKEETLVIFHAGSLSVPLQQLELEFAEYAQKNLVVRVNFQDEASGSVKAVRKVTDLGKKADVVAVADYTLIPQLMVPNYTDFYVLFATNEIVIAFTGNSKYADEITSDNWYEILARPGVTFGFSDPNQDPCGYRSVMVMKLADYYYGKPVFETLVEENTNIYYNGSVIVAPKELQVRGDKVVIRPKETDLVGLVESGSLDYFFIYKSVAEQHSLKYITLPDEINLKDFSKADFYGKVSIYLGSTGKVITAKPIVYGVTVPKDAPHRELAMEFLRFMLGENGRRVFQENHQDFIWPPIAFGNVPKEIRDIVKVEG; from the coding sequence ATGAGGAAGGCAGTGCCTTTAATCGTCCTTGCCCTTCTGCTGTCGGTCGTGGCCTCTGGCTGTACGACCGGCGAGAGCGAGAAGGAGGAGACGCTTGTAATTTTCCACGCGGGTTCTCTGAGCGTCCCGCTCCAGCAGCTTGAGTTGGAGTTTGCCGAATATGCTCAGAAAAACCTTGTCGTTAGGGTTAACTTCCAGGACGAGGCGAGCGGGAGCGTCAAGGCCGTCAGGAAAGTTACAGACCTCGGAAAGAAGGCCGACGTGGTGGCCGTCGCGGACTACACCCTTATCCCACAGCTCATGGTGCCAAACTACACGGACTTCTATGTCCTCTTCGCCACCAACGAGATAGTCATCGCCTTCACCGGGAACAGCAAGTACGCGGACGAGATTACCTCTGACAACTGGTACGAAATCCTGGCGAGGCCAGGGGTCACCTTCGGCTTTTCAGACCCCAACCAGGACCCCTGCGGCTACCGTTCGGTAATGGTCATGAAGCTGGCCGACTATTACTACGGCAAACCCGTTTTCGAGACCCTAGTGGAGGAGAACACGAACATCTACTACAACGGCTCGGTCATCGTCGCCCCGAAGGAACTCCAGGTCAGGGGCGATAAGGTCGTCATAAGGCCCAAAGAGACCGACCTCGTTGGCCTCGTCGAGAGCGGGAGCCTCGACTACTTTTTCATCTACAAGAGCGTCGCAGAGCAACACAGCCTTAAATACATCACCCTGCCCGACGAGATAAACCTCAAGGACTTCAGCAAGGCCGACTTCTACGGGAAGGTCTCCATATACCTCGGCTCCACCGGCAAGGTCATCACGGCCAAGCCGATAGTCTACGGCGTCACAGTCCCGAAGGACGCCCCGCACAGGGAGCTCGCAATGGAGTTCCTCCGCTTCATGCTGGGAGAAAACGGCAGGCGGGTCTTCCAGGAGAACCACCAGGACTTCATCTGGCCTCCGATAGCGTTCGGCAACGTCCCGAAGGAGATTAGGGATATTGTTAAGGTCGAGGGGTGA
- the wtpC gene encoding tungstate ABC transporter ATP-binding protein WtpC: protein MLRAEGISKDWKEFRLREISFEVNEGEHFVILGPSGAGKTVLLEIIAGIIEPDSGRVYLNGRDVTDLPPEKRGLAYVPQNYALFPNMSVYDNIAFGLKVRKVPKVEIERKVREISKVLGIEHLLHRKPKTLSGGEQQRVALARALAVEPPLILLDEPFANLDVQTRSRLIGEMKRWREELGFTALHVTHSFEEAVSLGDRVGVMLNGRLVQVGSVKEVFSKPASEEVARFLGFENIIEGTAEGRKLRANGVEIELPVKARGRVRVGLRPEDIILSLEPIRTSARNEFRATVELVEELGPLVRVHLRVGNLRLRAFITRSSMLEMGITKGREIYVSFKASALHVF from the coding sequence ATGCTCCGGGCTGAGGGAATCTCCAAGGACTGGAAGGAGTTCCGGCTGAGGGAGATAAGCTTCGAGGTAAACGAGGGTGAGCACTTCGTAATCCTCGGCCCGAGCGGTGCTGGAAAGACAGTCCTCCTTGAGATAATCGCCGGCATAATAGAGCCCGACTCCGGGCGGGTCTACCTCAACGGTCGGGACGTCACGGACTTGCCGCCCGAAAAGCGCGGCTTGGCCTACGTCCCCCAGAACTACGCCCTCTTTCCGAACATGAGCGTTTACGACAACATCGCCTTTGGCCTCAAAGTCAGGAAAGTCCCGAAGGTTGAAATCGAGCGAAAGGTAAGGGAAATCTCAAAGGTTCTCGGGATAGAGCACCTTCTCCACAGAAAGCCGAAGACGCTCAGCGGCGGGGAGCAGCAGAGGGTTGCGCTCGCGAGGGCGCTTGCGGTCGAGCCTCCGCTGATCCTTCTCGACGAGCCCTTTGCCAACCTCGACGTCCAGACCCGCTCCCGGCTCATCGGCGAGATGAAGCGCTGGAGGGAAGAGCTCGGCTTTACAGCCCTACACGTCACCCACTCCTTTGAGGAGGCGGTGAGCCTGGGCGACAGGGTCGGCGTGATGCTCAACGGGAGACTCGTCCAGGTCGGGAGCGTGAAGGAGGTCTTCTCAAAGCCAGCTAGCGAAGAGGTTGCGCGGTTCCTGGGCTTCGAGAACATAATCGAGGGGACAGCCGAGGGCAGGAAGCTGAGGGCGAACGGCGTTGAGATTGAACTGCCGGTGAAGGCGAGGGGGAGGGTCCGCGTCGGTCTGAGGCCGGAGGATATAATTCTGTCCCTCGAACCGATAAGGACGTCCGCGAGGAACGAGTTTAGGGCAACGGTCGAGTTGGTGGAAGAGCTTGGCCCGCTTGTAAGGGTTCATCTGAGGGTTGGAAATCTGCGCCTGAGGGCCTTTATAACCCGCTCCTCGATGCTGGAGATGGGGATAACAAAGGGAAGAGAAATCTACGTCAGCTTCAAGGCGAGCGCGCTGCATGTCTTTTAA